A genomic region of Aspergillus oryzae RIB40 DNA, chromosome 1 contains the following coding sequences:
- a CDS encoding putative IgE binding protein (predicted protein) encodes MKFSMVPSLLLPLLAAAAPAAPENPPFGVMSARSASPIHLLPMTASGQKFYLGGKTQSYCPLPESKDCPPGTETVFSPGGYGLNVNVPGGQQVYVDPKGALSFTQAHSAYIPEGSAVGPFTYKPGEQWGYYSFNGWGASGFMACPTEDNRWQVFAAVQNATVPKGNVADCLGFDALAPKAAKEAAAWQYI; translated from the exons ATGAAGTTCTCCATGGTCCCCTCGTTGCTTCTTCCCCTGCTGGCGGCTGCTGCCCCAGCCGCCCCGGAGAACCCTCCTTTCGGTGTCATGTCCGCTCGCTCTGCTTCccccatccacctcctccccaTGACCGCCTCCGGTCAGAAGTTCTACCTTGGAGGCAAGACCCAGTCCTACTGCCCCCTCCCTGAGTCAAAGGACTGCCCTCCCGGCACCGAGACCGTTTTCTCCCCTGGTGGCTATGGCTTG AACGTCAATGTCCCCGGCGGCCAGCAGGTCTATGTTGACCCTAAGGGCGCTCTGTCCTTCACCCAGGCCCACTCCGCCTATATCCCGGAGGGCTCCGCCGTGGGTCCCTTCACTTACAAGCCCGGCGAGCAATGGGGCTACTACTCCTTCAATGGCTGGGGTGCTTCCGGCTTCATGGCTTGCCCTACTGAGGACAACCGCTGGCAGGTGTTTGCCGCTGTCCAGAACGCTACTGTCCCCAAGGGTAACGTCGCTGATTGCCTTGGCTTCGATGCCTTGGCTCCcaaggctgccaaggaggctgctgcttGGCAGTACATTTAA
- a CDS encoding WD40 repeat domain-containing protein (notchless-like WD40 repeat-containing protein) produces the protein MSTLVPPPTKRQKTEIAEKARLQQEIESIPDNLGSVRVQFFDQATGSATGPAVSVPVADANVKNLETLLNTLQGNEDDERVPYRFTYQSQDKDNQAIDILADLYHSLLQPGLRTTEDTISLYFTPQAVFRVKAVSRCAASIAGHGEAILATAFSPVSSSTMVTGSGDSTARVWDCDTGTPLHTLKGHTSWVLAVAYSPNGAIIATGSMDNSVRLWDAKKGQSLGGPLKGHAKWITSLAWEPYHAQETGRPRLASASKDSTVRVWDVVSKRIDIVLSGHKGSVTCVRWGGMGKIYTASHDKTIKVWDAKQGTLIQTLQAHAHRVNHLALSTDFVLRTAYHDHTKKVPEADADKVTAARKRFEQAATVNNKIVERLVSASDDFTMYLWEPESSNKPVARLLGHQKEVNHVTFSPDMAYIASAGFDNHVKLWNGRDGKFITTFRGHVGAVYQCCFSADSRLLVSSSKDTTLKVWNVRTGKLAMDLPGHKDEVFAVDWSPDGEKVGSGGKDKAVRIWRN, from the exons ATGTCGACTCTAGTACCCCCTCCGACCAAGCGCCAGAAGACGGAGATCGCCGAGAAGGCGCGTCTGCAACAGGAGATTGAAAGCATCCCGGATAACCTGGGCAGTGTCCGAGTCCAGTTCTTCGACCAAGCAACAGGATCCGCAACGGGACCTGCAGTGTCCGTTCCAGTGGCCGATGCCAATGTGAAAAATCTTGAGACACTTTTGAATACATTACAAGGCAAT GAAGATGATGAACGAGTACCGTACCGGTTCACCTACCAATCTCAGGATAAAGACAATCAGGCAATCGACATCTTAGCAGATCTCTATCATTCGCTACTCCAACCTGGACTCAGAACAACCGAAGATACCATCTCTCTATACTTTACCCCGCAGGCAGTATTCCGAGTGAAGGCTGTTTCACGATGCGCTGCTTCTATAGCCGGACATGGTGAAGCCATTCTTGCGACTGCATTCTCCCCTGTATCTTCTTCGACAATGGTAACCGGAAGCGGCGACTCGACAGCTCGCGTCTGGGATTGCGACACTGGTACACCGTTGCACACACTGAAGGGACATACCAGCTGGGTGCTGGCAGTCGCCTACTCCCCCAATGGTGCGATCATCGCGACAGGTAGCATGGACAATAGCGTACGACTGTGGGAtgcaaagaaaggacagTCACTGGGAGGCCCTCTCAAGGGACACGCAAAGTGGATCACCAGTCTGGCTTGGGAACCGTACCATGCGCAAGAAACTGGTCGGCCGCGATTGGCTTCGGCGTCGAAGGATTCCACAGTCCGTGTCTGGGACGTTGTATCGAAGCGAATTGATATTGTGTTGTCCGGTCACAAAGGCTCGGTCACCTGCGTTCGTTGGGGCGGCATGGGCAAGATTTACACAGCCTCCCAtgacaagaccatcaaggTCTGGGACGCCAAACAGGGTACCCTCATTCAGACACTACAGGCCCATGCGCACCGCGTGAACCACCTCGCTCTATCGACAGACTTCGTCCTGAGAACCGCCTACCACGACCACACCAAGAAGGTACCTGAAGCCGATGCCGACAAGGTCACCGCAGCCCGGAAACGCTTCGAGCAAGCGGCCACCGTCAACAACAAGATTGTTGAGAGGCTCGTATCTGCAAGTGATGACTTCACTATGTACCTGTGGGAACCGGAAAGCTCCAACAAGCCGGTCGCCAGATTACTGGGCCACCAGAAGGAGGTCAACCACGTGACCTTCTCGCCCGATATGGCATACATCGCATCGGCTGGATTCGATAACCATGTGAAGCTGTGGAATGGCAGAGATGGAAA GTTCATCACTACTTTCCGCGGCCACGTCGGTGCCGTCTATCAGTGCTGTTTCTCAGCCGACTCCCGTCTTCTGGTATCCTCATCCAAAGACACCACCCTGAAGGTGTGGAACGTCCGCACAGGAAAACTGGCCATGGACCTCCCAGGACACAAAGACGAGGTCTTCGCCGTCGACTGGAGCCCCGATGGCGAGAAGGTGGGCAGCGGCGGCAAGGACAAAGCCGTGCGGATATGGAGGAATTAA
- a CDS encoding MutS family protein MSH4 (mismatch repair ATPase MSH4 (MutS family)) produces the protein MSRASSLGATDSFVPLSRQSSGPLRTRPPTTATSVASQEIICAVSESRGISSTVGLTFINLSTAEAVLCQICDSQTYVKTVTKIGVFEPTEILFMNTAKDSKLFYIIQENIQETTFTFLDRRDWSEKTGHEYVDRLAFPEDIESIKITLGGNYFAACCFAAVLRYVELELNKTFTSHSLRIRFEPSQGSMLIDLSTIVSLELIQNLQNARSKDSLFGLMNESLTPMGGRLLRANILQPSTEVSKLSARYDAVEDLFTKGEMFVSIRQALKGFIDADKVLTSLILVPTKRTFQYVEQSVNNVIMLKTYRSHRAVEELIESTLNEYVTYQTRPLDLRNQLRLSDNPAIQAGVNSLLDVARQTYKEANMDAADLITKLSESHGIALDLKFDTARQYYINISATEVNTLPEVFINIYRKKNRIECQTLDLVKMNQKIIDAHNEVINMSDQTVHELIEDIRSEIAHLFKISEAIAMLDMLSAFAQLATNYDYVRAELTDVLAIKSGRHPIREKIHTKKFIPNDAYATQQSHFQVITGCNMSGKYTYIRSLALMTIMAQIGSFIPAEYACFPIVHQLFARVSTADDLEANVSTFAAEMREMAFILRNIESRSMVIVDELGRGTSTTDGLAIAIAIAEALVESHALVWFVTHFHDLAVVMAERSGVVSLHLAVEISPDTTKMTMLYKIAEGPETNRSYGLALAKLVDLPPGVLEYAQTVSEKMNQIAQRRHSKSRALAVSRKRNLILSLKEQLLQARDGKLEGETLRKWLKRLQDEFALRMAAIDEDESVSCGSEDGEEQERSFSELIEVTGPNTVDHQSDREESSVPLLNSSVEERSIIEISSDDVSENSSLEE, from the exons ATGTCTAGAGCTTCTTCCCTGGGAGCGACTGATTCATTCGTTCCTCTCTCGAGGCAAAGCAGTGGACCCCTCCGAACAAGACCTCCTACGACAGCAACAAGCGTCGCATCTCAGGAGATCATATGTGCTGTCAGCGAGTCGCGTGGTATCTCGTCTACAGTTGGCCTTACTTTTATAAATTTATCAACGGCGGAAGCAGTTCTGTGTCAGATATGTGACAGCCAGACTTATGTCAAAACAGTTACCAAGATCGGGGTGTTTGAGCCCACAGAGATACTGTTCATGAATACAGCCAAAGACTCCAAACTATTCTATATCATTCAAGAAaatatccaagaaacaacATTCACATTCTTAGACCGCAGGGACTGGTCGGAGAAAACCGGCCATGAGTATGTGGATCGACTAGCTTTTCCAGAGGATATTGAGTCTATCAAGATTACCTTGGGAGGTAATTATTTCGCTGCTTGTTGTTTCGCTGCC GTCCTGAGATATGTTGAGCTAGAGCTAAATAAGACGTTCACTTCGCATTCCCTTCGCATCCGCTTCGAGCCCTCCCAGGGGTCCATGCTGATTGACTTATCCACCATAGTTTCCTTGGAATTGATCCAGAATCTGCAGAATGCCAGATCAAAGGATAGTCTCTTCGGACTTATGAATGAATCACTAACTCCCATGGGTGGTAGGCTTCTGAGAGCCAATATTCTACAGCCCTCTACGGAGGTTTCGAAGTTGTCAGCTCGATATGATGCCGTGGAGGATTTATTTACAAAAGGGGAAATGTTTGTATCGATTAGACAAG CCCTCAAGGGTTTCATCGACGCAGATAAAGTCTTAACATCC CTCATCCTCGTTCCAACTAAACGAACCTTTCAATACGTCGAACAATCAGTCAACAACGTCATCATGCTCAAGACTTAC AGAA GTCATCGAGCAGTTGAAGAGTTAATTGAGTCAACCCTCAATGAGTATGTAACATACCAAACAAGGCCGCTTGATCTTAGGAATCAGC TACGGCTGTCTGATAATCCGGCGATACAGGCCGGAGTCAACAGTCTACTAGATGTCGCGAGACAGACATACAAAGAAGCAAACATGGATGCTGCAGATCTCATTACAAAGCTTTCAG AGTCTCATGGAATAGCCCTCGATTTGAAGTTCGACACAGCACGCCAATActatatcaatatatcagcTACCGAAGTAAACACACTCCCTGAAGTATTCATCAACATATACCGCAAGAAGAACCGCATAGAATGCCAAACTCTTGACTTAGTCAAAATGAACCAGAAAATCATCGATGCACATAACGAGGTAATCAACATGAGCGACCAGACTGTCCACGAACTGATCGAGGACATCCGCTCCGAAATTGCCCACCTCTTCAAAATCAGTGAAGCCATTGCCATGCTTGACATGCTATCCGCATTCGCACAGCTAGCTACAAACTACGACTACGTCCGAGCAGAATTAACAGATGTCCTCGCCATCAAGTCAGGACGACACCCCATCCGCGAGAAAATACATACCAAGAAATTCATCCCAAACGACGCCTACGCAACCCAGCAGTCCCATTTCCAAGTCATCACTGGCTGCAACATGAGCGGCAAATATACCTACATCCGCTCCCTAGCCCTAATGACCATCATGGCCCAAATCGGCTCGTTCATTCCAGCAGAATACGCCTGCTTCCCAATCGTGCACCAACTCTTCGCTCGCGTTTCAACCGCCGATGACCTAGAAGCAAACGTATCGACCTTTGCCGCCGAAATGCGCGAGATGGCCTTCATCCTCCGCAATATCGAATCAAGGAGCATGGTCATCGTCGACGAACTCGGCCGCGGCACCAGCACAACAGACGGTCtagccatcgccatcgccatcgcaGAAGCCCTCGTCGAAAGCCACGCCCTCGTCTGGTTCGTCACCCACTTCCACGACCTCGCCGTGGTCATGGCCGAACGCAGTGGCGTCGTCAGCCTCCATCTCGCGGTGGAGATATCCCCTGACACGACTAAGATGACGATGTTGTACAAAATAGCCGAAGGCCCCGAAACAAACCGCTCCTATGGCCTTGCTCTTGCTAAACTCGTTGATCTACCTCCTGGCGTGCTAGAGTATGCGCAAACAGTCTCGGAGAAAATGAACCAAATTGCGCAACGTCGTCACAGTAAATCTAGAGCTCTGGCTGTCTCGCGGAAACGAAACCTGATTCTCTCGCTTAAGGAGCAGCTTTTGCAGGCCCGAGATGGGAAACTGGAAGGTGAGACACTTCGAAAATGGCTGAAGCGACTCCAGGATGAGTTTGCGTTGCGGATGGCGGcgattgatgaggatgagtcTGTGTCTTGTGGTTCTGAGGATGGCGAAGAACAGGAGAGGTCCTTTTCGGAATTGATTGAAGTGACAGGACCTAATACTGTGGATCATCAGTCAGATCGCGAGGAAAGTTCGGTACCCCTTCTCAACTCGTCGGTTGAGGAAAGGTCCATTATAGAGATTTCTTCCGACGATGTGTCCGAGAATAGTAGTTTGGAAGAGTGA
- a CDS encoding E3 ubiquitin-protein ligase HEL2 (predicted E3 ubiquitin ligase) — protein sequence MSDTQPPQGSGSQGPKRGGRRGRGRGAGQPSARIENSQQSTEGSGKGSRSRGSGPRRGGGGRDKQNRSAPNKDSGPEPSGQSTQGPTTVAEDKGKKAAAAPADDADDGEICFICASNVEHTSVAPCNHRTCHICALRLRALYKNKACAHCRTESSYVIFTNDHVKPFQDFKDSDFSQKDDNLGIKYENNEIFEDTVLLLRYNCPDTDCDVACLGWPDLHRHVKSKHGKVMCDLCTRNKKVFTHEHELFTVAELRKHEKYGDHVPGAVEQSGFKGHPECGFCRQRFYGDDELYAHCRDRHERCHICDRRSGSRQQQYYIDYNALEDHFQKDHFLCLDKECLEKKFVVFESEMDMKAHQLECHPNGLSKDARRDARTVDLSSFDYRTPYQPQRQRRGAGRGRDPNSEPLPVSSAQSLTRAQIAYQRQMAIQSAQSVSTRSFGGQLTRNDTQTVHAPPRTPASRTPPVASTPVPELQNLSLGHDSGSATPEEQARRLRHAAVIERAANLLGNDQNKLNEFRSKVSTYRTSALTATELIDAFFSLFDTSTNELGKLVKELAEIYENDSKRTALLKAWNDWRAINEDYPALPGPGGVLPGMSPSTVNGSGAGGKRVLRLKSSTAQSSRSAVGRSGALPSGSSSSNPFPPLSSTVSKKSTAATNNNTPWATASPAPSYAGPSSRPAPKPSNTPRPVNTRNAEAFPALPAAPKPNVLMAGLTRGTVRVRWDGRDAPNSNAWTSGGSGTSTPGEPESDFGESSAGGGKKGKGKKGKQTLFHFG from the exons ATGTCTGACACTCAGCCGCCACAAGGCTCCGGATCGCAAGGACCAAAGCGTGGTGGTCGTCGCGGACGAGGACGGGGAGCAGGCCAACCTTCGGCAAGAATTGAGAACTCGCAGCAGTCGACTGAAGGCAGCGGAAAAGGCTCAAGATCTAGGGGTAGTGGGCCCcgcagaggaggagggggtcGCGATAAGCAGAACCGCAGCGCCCCTAATAAGGATTCCGGGCCGGAGCCCAGTGGACAATCGACTCAAGGGCCGACTACAGTGGCAGAAGACAAGGGTAAGAAGGCAGCTGCGGCGCCCGCAGACGACgccgatgatggagagatttGCTTCATCTGTGCGTCAAATGTCGAACATACATCTGTTGCGCCGTGTAATCATCGCACTTGCCATATCTGCGCGTTGAGACTCCGAGCATTGTATAAGAACAAAGCCTGTGCGCATTGTCGG ACTGAATCGAGCTACGTGATTTTCACGAATGACCATGTGAAGCCTTTCCAGGATTTCAAAGACTCGGACTTTTCGCAGAAAGATGATAACCTTGGGATCAAATATGAAAATAACGAGATCTTTGAGGACACAGTCCTCTTGCTCCGATACAATTGCCCGGACACAGATTGCGACGTGGCTTGCTTGGGATGGCCAGACCTGCATCGCCACGTTAAGAGCAAGCATGGTAAAGTAATGTG CGATCTGTGTACGCGAAACAAGAAAGTCTTCACCCATGAACACGAACTCTTCACTGTGGCGGAGTTGCGCAAGCACGAGAAGTACGGAGATCATGTTCCTGGAGCCGTTGAACAGAGTGGCTTTAAGGGTCACCCTGAATGTGGTTTCTGCCGTCAACGGTTTTATGGCGACGATGAACTGTACGCTCACTGTCGCGATCGCCATGAAAGGTGTCATATTTGTGATAGACGGTCCGGGAGTCGTCAACAGCAGTATTATATTGACTATAATGCGCTCGAGGATCACTTCCAGAAGGACCATTTCCTGTGCCTGGACAAGGAGTGTTTGGAGAAAAAGTTTGTTGTGTTCGAATCTGAAATGGACATGAAAGCTCACCAATTGGAATGTCATCCAAATGGTCTTTCCAAGGATGCGAGACGCGACGCACGAACTGTGGATCTGTCATCTTTCGACTACAGAACGCCGTATCAACCTCAGAGACAACGTCGTGGCGCTGGTCGTGGGCGTGACCCAAATTCAGAGCCTCTTCCTGTGTCCTCCGCACAATCATTAACAAGAGCCCAAATTGCTTACCAAAGACAAATGGCCATTCAAAGTGCGCAGTCAGTATCAACTCGCAGCTTCGGAGGTCAACTAACCCGTAATGATACTCAAACTGTGCACGCTCCCCCGCGTACACCAGCCTCTCGAACACCCCCAGTTGCGTCCACCCCTGTGCCGGAACTGCAGAATCTCAGTCTCGGTCATGATTCCGGATCTGCTACGCCTGAGGAACAGGCCCGCCGTCTGCGTCATGCAGCCGTGATCGAACGTGCCGCCAATCTTCTTGGTAATGACCAGAATAAACTGAATGAATTCCGCTCCAAAGTATCCACCTACCGCACCTCTGCCCTAACAGCCACCGAGCTGATTGacgcctttttctccctctttgACACCTCCACCAACGAGCTAGGCAAACTCGTCAAGGAGCTTGCAGAGATCTACGAAAACGACTCCAAACGCACCGCACTACTCAAGGCCTGGAATGACTGGCGGGCCATCAATGAAGATTACCCAGCCCTTCCAGGCCCCGGTGGCGTCCTACCAGGCATGTCCCCAAGCACCGTGAACGGCAGCGGTGCCGGAGGCAAACGTGTCCTCCGACTAAAATCCTCAACCGCCCAGTCCTCCCGCTCAGCCGTCGGCAGGAGCGGTGCCCTCCCCTCAGGCTCATCCTCAAGCAACCCcttccctcctctctcctcgACAGTCTCCAAAAAGTCCACCGCCgcaaccaacaacaacacccccTGGGCCACGGCATCCCCTGCCCCATCCTACGCCGGCCCATCCTCTCGTCCTGCCCCCAAACCTAGTAATACCCCTCGCCCTGTAAACACCCGCAACGCCGAAGCTTTCCCGGCGCTCCCTGCTGCCCCTAAACCAAATGTCCTCATGGCCGGCCTCACCCGCGGAACGGTCCGTGTCCGCTGGGATGGACGAGATGCTCCGAACTCAAATGCCTGGACCTCAGGCGGATCAGGCACCAGTACCCCCGGCGAACCAGAATCCGATTTCGGGGAGTCTTCTGCTGGCGGCGGTAAGAAGggcaaggggaagaagggaaaacagactcttttccattttggTTAA
- a CDS encoding SWIB/MDM2 domain protein (predicted protein) has protein sequence MFPEARDQYVPIIDSILAKSDLNTISEKRIRKGLQEEVGYDLTPQKLIMERFDIFAENGGIEASPEAAVATAPATNGHSSATPVEASSPAQSSKSQKRQADSVERESDKTPPMKRKKPDHDVDADALFAAKLQAEENMRARPTRGASARKVQPAKKKTTKAKTSKKVKAEDDSDVDSSSDSKKVNRSGGFHKPLTLSPALSALLGGEESLSRPQTVKKVWAYIREHELQDPTDRRQIRCDEPMRAVFKQDRIHMFTMTKILSQNLYSPDE, from the exons ATGTTCCCGG AAGCCCGCGACCAATATGTACCAATCATTGACTCGATCCTGGCGAAGAGCGACCTTAATACTATCTCCGAGAAGCGAATCCGTAAAGGGCTTCAGGAAGAGGTCGGCTATGATCTTACTCCGCAGAAG CTTATCATGGAACGGTTCGACATCTTTGCCGAGAATGGTGGTATAGAAGCTTCTCCCGAGGCGGCGGTCGCTACTGCTCCTGCGACCAATGGCCACAGCTCTGCGACACCGGTCGAGGCTTCGTCCCCTGCCCAATCCTCCAAGTCACAGAAACGTCAGGCGGATAGTGTGGAACGCGAATCAGACAAAACTCctccgatgaagaggaaaaagccCGATCACGATGTGGATGCGGATGCCCTTTTCGCGGCAAAGTTGCAGGCGGAGGAGAACATGCGTGCCCGTCCCACTCGCGGTGCTAGCGCACGTAAAGTTCAGCcggcaaagaagaagacaaccaAGGCTAAAACGTCAAAAAAGGTCAAGGCGGAGGACGACTCAGATGTCGACTCCAGTTCGGACTCCAAGAAAGTAAACCGCTCTGGTGGATTTCAT AAACCGCTTACTCTTTCACCGGCATTGTCAGCGCTGCTGGGTGGTGAAGAGTCG CTTTCGCGACCCCAGACGGTAAAGAAGGTCTGGGCGTATATCCGCGAGCACGAACTTCAAGATCCCACCGACCGACGTCAAATCCGCTGCGACGAACCGATGCGCGCGGTCTTTAAGCAGGACCGCATACATATGTTTACGATGACAAAGATCCTCAGCCAAAATTTGTACAGCCCCGATGAATAG
- the EifCb gene encoding translation initiation factor eIF3 core subunit b (translation initiation factor 3, subunit b (eIF-3b)), with protein MAPSFDTLSEQDLHEEEEEEIDFSDLKEQFEVKLEEGLDTFIVIDGLPIVPEESRQKLIKFLLRKLNAVGHTSEDAVFMPTNDKNMSEGFAFVEYETPEQAIAAVKQLHGTPLDKKHTLAVNKLMDIDRYGREGRIDEEYKPPTVEPFKEKEHLRSWLSDPNARDQFALYRNDKVGVFWNNKNNPPENVVDRAHWTQLFVQWSPKGTYLASVHPQGVQLWGGPAFSKQKQFPHPFVQLVEFSPGESYLTTWSSRPIQVEEGHPVLSFEEDGKNIIVWDIVSGKPLRSFVSHDLAGGPVEGDAAPKKKVQWPAFKWSADEKYVARMLQGQSISIYELPRMNLLGKTSVKIDGVMDFEWSPATVTRDGVKQYEQLLSFWTPEIGSNPARVALMSVPSKEIVRTRNLFNVSDVKLHWQSQGTYVCVKVDRHSKSKKSMATNLEIFRVREKGVPVEVVDSLKDTVINFAWEPNGGRFVLITTGEAPSGAAVLPKTSVSFFAPEKKGPQAGNFKLVRTIEKKTSNAIYWSPKGRFVVVATVHSQSNFDLDFWDMDFEGEKAEGEKDLAANLQLMKTVEHYGVTDIDWDPTGRYVVSSASVWTHSMENGWNIHTFAGQTLAEHPTDKFKQFVWRPRPPTLLSKEEQKQVRKNLREYSKEFDEEDKYAVDIANTAVVETRKRVLNEWVAWLRREKELMAEEKDAYGIPEDADDAKVAKDAPPVSEDQGEAVVEEIVEEIVEENEEVIG; from the exons ATGGCGCCCAGTTTCGATACCCTGTCCGAGCAGGATCTCcacgaagaggaggaggaggagattgacTTCTCCG ATCTCAAGGAGCAGTTTGAAGTGAAGCTCGAGGAGGGCTTGGATACATTTATCGTCATCGATGGACTCCCGATCGTGCCGGAAGAGAGCAGACAGAAGCTTATCAAATTCTTGCTGAGGAAACTCAACGCGGTCGGCCACACCTCCGAAGATGCCGTTTTCATGCCAACCAACGACAAGAACATGTCCGAAGG TTTCGCCTTTGTCGAATATGAAACCCCCGAACAAGCCATTGCCGCAGTCAAGCAGCTGCACGGAACACCTCTCGACAAGAAGCACACCCTTGCCGTGAACAAATTGATGGATATTGATCGCTATGGTCGTGAAGGACGCATCGATGAGGAATATAAGCCCCCAACTGTCGAACctttcaaggagaaggagcaCCTCCGCTCATGGTTGTCCGACCCCAACGCCCGTGACCAGTTCGCCCTCTACCGTAATGACAAAGTTGGCGTGTTCTggaacaacaagaacaatCCGCCAGAGAACGTCGTCGATCGTGCTCATTGGACACAGCTCTTCGTTCAGTGGTCCCCCAAGGGTACATACCTTGCATCCGTCCACCCCCAGGGCGTGCAGCTCTGGGGCGGTCCTGCTTTCTCGAAACAGAAGCAGTTCCCCCATCCGTTTGTTCAGCTCGTCGAGTTCTCGCCAGGTGAGAGCTACTTGACCACCTGGTCTTCCCGCCCCATTCAGGTTGAAGAGGGTCACCCTGTCTTGTCCTTCGAagaggatggaaagaacatTATCGTTTGGGATATCGTCTCTGGAAAGCCTCTGCGTTCCTTCGTTTCTCATGATCTCGCCGGCGGCCCTGTTGAGGGCGATGCTGccccgaagaagaaggtgcAGTGGCCCGCTTTCAAGTGGTCCGCTGATGAGAAGTACGTCGCAAGAATGCTCCAGGGCCAGTCTATCTCTATCTACGAGTTGCCTCGGATGAACTTGCTGGGTAAGACTTCCGTTAAAATTGATGGAGTCATGGACTTCGAATGGTCGCCAGCAACAGTTACCCGTGATGGTGTCAAGCAATATGAACAActcctctccttctggaCTCCTGAAATTGGTAGCAATCCCGCAAGAGTCGCCTTGATGAGCGTTCCATCTAAGGAGATTGTACGAACCCGTAACCTGTTCAACGTCTCTGATGTGAAGCTGCACTGGCAGTCTCAAGGTACCTACGTTTGTGTCAAGGTTGATCGTCACTCCAAGTCCAAGAAATCGATGGCTACCAACCTTGAGATTTTCCGGGTGCGCGAGAAGGGTGTTCCTGTTGAAGTTGTGGACAGTCTCAAAGACACCGTGATCAACTTTGCATGGGAACCCAACGGTGGACGTTTTGTCCTGATCACTACGGGTGAAGCCCCCAGCGGTGCTGCTGTTCTCCCCAAGACCTCTGTATCTTTCTTCGCTCCTGAAAAGAAGGGCCCCCAGGCTGGTAACTTCAAGCTTGTGCGCAccatcgagaagaagacgagcaACGCTATCTACTGGTCCCCCAAGGGCCGTTTCGTCGTTGTCGCCACAGTTCACTCTCAATCGAACTTCGATTTGGACTTCTGGGATATGGACTTTGAGGGTGAAAAGGCTGAGGGTGAGAAGGATCTGGCCGCCAACCTCCAATTGATGAAGACCGTGGAGCACTACGGTGTCACAGATATCGACTGGGATCCTACAGGTCGCTACGTTGTTAGCAGTGCTAGTGTGTGGACTCATTCG ATGGAAAACGGCTGGAACATTCACACTTTCGCCGGTCAGACCCTCGCTGAGCACCCTACCGATAAATTCAAGCAGTTCGTTTGGCGTCCTCGCCCACCCACTCTTCTTAGcaaggaggagcagaagcaAGTGCGCAAGAACCTCCGTGAGTACTCCAAGGagttcgacgaggaagacaagtATGCTGTCGACATTGCCAACACCGCCGTTGTCGAGACGCGCAAGCGCGTTCTCAACGAGTGGGTTGCCTGGCTCCGCCGGGAGAAGGAGCTCatggccgaggagaaggatgcGTACGGTATCCCCGAAGATGCAGACGATGCCAAGGTTGCCAAGGACGCTCCCCCTGTCTCCGAGGACCAGGGCGAGGCCGTTGTCGAAGAGATTGTGGAAGAGATTGTGGAGGAGAACGAGGAAGTTATCGGTTGA